Proteins co-encoded in one Novipirellula artificiosorum genomic window:
- a CDS encoding Gfo/Idh/MocA family protein: MTQYKVVGINFDHFHMGDLLRMAFNHPQVDLVAICDEQPTRMADAIKAFSISGEQVYTDYRKCLDTTKPDLCILCPAAAEHGDWVERVAPFGCDILVEKPFAATLGEADRMIAAVHATGRRLAINWPLAWVESHCTAKRILDEGTIGEVIEFHHYGGNRGPLWHVADKVERTAEQVAQEKPASWFYKASAGGGSLLDYAGYGTTLGTWYMKGRKPIEVTCVVDQPAGLEVDEHSVIVCRYSTGLSKVETRWGTFTDPWTHQPQPKCGFVIVGTEGTISSEDYADSIRVQTRSCPEGRDLPADALAAPHRDPIEYMVDVMHRDGQVEGILSIEISRIGQQIVDSAVLSAQQKSTVPLVE; this comes from the coding sequence ATGACGCAGTACAAAGTGGTCGGGATCAATTTTGACCATTTCCATATGGGTGACTTGCTTCGGATGGCGTTTAATCATCCGCAGGTGGATCTCGTCGCAATCTGTGATGAGCAGCCGACCCGAATGGCCGACGCGATCAAGGCGTTTTCCATTTCGGGGGAGCAGGTTTACACGGATTATCGCAAGTGTCTGGATACGACGAAACCTGACTTGTGCATCCTCTGTCCCGCGGCCGCAGAACATGGAGACTGGGTTGAGCGAGTTGCCCCGTTCGGCTGCGACATCCTCGTTGAGAAACCGTTTGCGGCCACCTTGGGGGAAGCCGATCGAATGATTGCTGCGGTCCATGCGACCGGTCGGCGTTTGGCGATCAATTGGCCATTGGCATGGGTGGAATCGCACTGCACGGCGAAACGAATCCTCGATGAAGGCACGATCGGAGAGGTCATCGAGTTTCATCACTATGGCGGCAATCGAGGTCCGCTATGGCATGTGGCAGACAAAGTCGAACGGACGGCCGAGCAAGTGGCGCAAGAAAAACCGGCCAGTTGGTTCTACAAAGCCAGTGCCGGCGGTGGATCGTTGCTCGACTATGCAGGTTACGGCACGACACTTGGCACATGGTACATGAAGGGGCGCAAACCGATCGAAGTGACATGTGTCGTCGACCAACCAGCGGGCTTAGAGGTCGATGAACACAGTGTCATTGTATGCCGCTACAGCACCGGGCTTTCGAAAGTGGAAACGCGATGGGGGACCTTTACCGACCCCTGGACGCATCAACCACAACCGAAGTGTGGATTCGTGATTGTGGGTACAGAAGGAACGATTTCTAGCGAAGATTACGCCGATTCGATTCGCGTCCAAACGCGATCCTGCCCCGAAGGAAGGGATCTGCCTGCGGATGCGTTGGCGGCCCCCCATCGCGACCCGATTGAGTACATGGTTGATGTGATGCATCGCGACGGGCAGGTCGAAGGCATCTTGAGTATCGAGATCAGCCGCATTGGGCAGCAAATCGTTGACTCCGCGGTGTTAAGCGCCCAACAGAAAAGTACGGTACCGTTGGTGGAATAG
- a CDS encoding HAD family hydrolase, translated as MPFRITGKYDLVICDIDGCLSPESHAPINISGLGKIAEEFQKRNWPIRVSMTWLYINCDLEHISKATAIDRLMIQTGIQPERTAGIGDTMGDRFIAERVSWFGCPANSEAEITKAAAYVSPHEEVEGVLDILHQLVH; from the coding sequence ATGCCGTTTCGAATAACCGGGAAGTACGATCTCGTCATCTGTGACATCGACGGCTGTCTGTCGCCGGAGTCACACGCCCCAATCAACATTTCGGGACTGGGGAAGATTGCCGAAGAGTTTCAGAAGCGGAACTGGCCGATTCGAGTCTCGATGACGTGGCTCTATATCAATTGCGATCTAGAGCACATCAGTAAGGCGACGGCGATCGATCGATTGATGATTCAGACGGGGATTCAACCGGAACGAACAGCAGGGATCGGCGATACGATGGGTGATCGGTTTATCGCTGAGCGTGTTTCGTGGTTCGGATGTCCAGCGAATTCTGAAGCCGAAATCACCAAGGCAGCCGCCTATGTTTCGCCACACGAGGAAGTTGAAGGCGTACTGGACATTCTTCATCAATTAGTTCACTGA
- a CDS encoding sulfurtransferase has protein sequence MPPTRDQSIIQSTTFAIVALCLANTVLAAGNSDPRSDLLLDPTELAKSPDTYLVLDARPQEDYEQSHIPDAVWVDHETWKDAFGMGDDATAWSKRIGNLGIGPESQVVVYDDHSSKNAARICKSADELSELFALAGVDPQRPTATHCQSGGRASVMAFGLELMGMRNVSIYYAGWNDWGNAKETPVIEKKQKSPGLSPK, from the coding sequence ATGCCTCCGACACGAGATCAATCAATCATTCAATCAACGACTTTCGCGATCGTCGCTCTCTGCCTTGCCAACACCGTGTTAGCAGCAGGCAATTCCGACCCACGCTCGGACTTGTTGCTTGACCCAACCGAGTTGGCCAAGTCACCGGATACCTACCTTGTGTTGGATGCTCGGCCACAGGAAGACTACGAGCAATCCCATATTCCCGATGCAGTTTGGGTCGATCACGAAACCTGGAAAGATGCCTTCGGGATGGGAGACGATGCAACGGCTTGGTCCAAACGCATTGGCAATCTTGGGATCGGCCCCGAGTCTCAGGTTGTTGTCTATGATGATCATTCGAGCAAGAACGCTGCTCGAATTTGCAAGTCTGCCGACGAACTCAGCGAACTGTTCGCGTTGGCAGGAGTCGATCCGCAACGACCGACTGCAACCCATTGCCAATCAGGCGGACGAGCATCCGTGATGGCTTTCGGACTTGAACTGATGGGCATGAGGAACGTCAGCATTTACTACGCTGGTTGGAACGATTGGGGAAACGCCAAAGAGACGCCGGTGATCGAAAAGAAGCAGAAGTCGCCTGGGTTGTCGCCGAAGTAG
- a CDS encoding metallophosphoesterase family protein, with protein sequence MNSNHQRLGRRSVLQNGTLIMATAAVAPSTLIAEEIDSTLKIGLLTDLHFADKPPAGTRHYRETLNKLEEAALQFEQDKPAFVVELGDLIDAADSVETELRYLSTIDRPFSAIARDRHYVLGNHCVDTLRKEEFLGSVGQEKSYYSFDRGGVHFVVLDSCFRSDGQPYGRKNSVWTDANVPAAELEWLEADLKSACNRVIVFAHQRLDVTSHHGVKNGAEVRRVLEASNKVLAVFQGHSHQNDVKDIGGIHYCTLVAMVEGSGADNNGYSTLSLKANGTISVQGFRQQATYGWES encoded by the coding sequence ATGAATAGCAACCATCAACGATTGGGCCGCCGATCTGTGCTGCAAAACGGAACGTTAATCATGGCGACAGCGGCAGTCGCTCCTTCCACGCTAATTGCCGAGGAAATCGACTCGACATTAAAAATTGGACTTCTCACCGATTTGCACTTTGCGGACAAGCCACCGGCGGGGACTCGACACTATCGCGAAACCCTAAACAAGCTCGAAGAAGCGGCATTGCAGTTCGAACAGGACAAACCTGCATTTGTTGTCGAGCTGGGGGACTTGATCGACGCTGCCGATTCCGTTGAAACCGAGCTGCGTTATTTGAGCACGATTGATCGGCCGTTTTCGGCCATCGCACGGGACCGACATTATGTGCTGGGGAATCATTGCGTTGACACCCTCCGTAAGGAAGAGTTCCTTGGCAGCGTCGGTCAGGAAAAGTCGTACTATTCCTTTGATCGAGGCGGCGTTCACTTTGTCGTTCTCGACTCTTGTTTTCGCAGCGATGGCCAACCGTATGGACGCAAAAATTCGGTCTGGACCGATGCCAATGTCCCGGCTGCTGAGCTTGAGTGGTTGGAAGCGGACTTGAAGTCCGCCTGCAATCGAGTGATCGTTTTCGCGCATCAGCGACTCGATGTGACCAGTCACCATGGAGTCAAGAACGGTGCTGAGGTGCGCCGGGTGCTCGAAGCTTCAAACAAAGTATTGGCGGTATTCCAAGGACACAGTCACCAGAACGACGTGAAGGACATCGGAGGGATTCACTACTGCACGTTGGTCGCCATGGTCGAAGGCTCTGGAGCCGACAACAACGGCTATTCGACCCTCAGTCTGAAGGCAAACGGGACGATTTCAGTGCAAGGTTTTCGCCAACAAGCAACCTACGGTTGGGAATCATGA
- a CDS encoding DUF1587 domain-containing protein has translation MKNWQTEFDQKIMPILRDRCIDCHTGDDADGGLDLAVFHAWLDSRPSQDLCTQLATDETTSWYAGYVMCRRLTQTEYLNAVRDVVGIEVDPRLEVPSDGAGGEGFDTNGSTLFTSPILLAGRGGDSTGDLQL, from the coding sequence ATGAAGAATTGGCAGACGGAATTTGACCAGAAAATCATGCCCATCCTCCGCGATCGGTGCATCGATTGTCACACGGGTGACGACGCCGATGGCGGCTTGGATCTCGCGGTCTTTCATGCATGGCTTGATTCACGCCCCAGCCAAGACTTGTGCACTCAGTTGGCAACGGACGAAACGACATCATGGTACGCGGGGTATGTGATGTGTCGGCGGCTCACGCAAACCGAATACCTCAATGCAGTACGGGACGTGGTTGGTATCGAGGTTGATCCACGGTTGGAAGTTCCATCCGACGGAGCGGGTGGCGAAGGGTTTGACACCAACGGTTCAACGCTTTTTACATCGCCCATTCTGTTGGCTGGTCGTGGCGGTGACAGCACAGGCGACCTTCAACTGTAG
- a CDS encoding SH3 domain-containing protein translates to MGLGKTARLLSVVAVIATVFSHATKPAFGNDGSMATEPYVVFIAQEHTYTRCGPADEYYRTDPLRYGQELEVYVETADGWLGVRPPENSFCWVPADAVEIASDGESAVVTEDRTVAWIGTHLGRARSFRWQVQLAQGEPLTVIGRSEREGADGPRLWYRIVPPSGEFRWVHNTQVAESAEELVARVRRSQSAPSPRDTQTEFLPAGATTARDGFDGRDPSRASVADVATNDVGHDDGSRPPRQESSRRTERNSTLSPVSFDEPPQLQDPRRGAPSRYEGPDAPIGSGVSQTWRDKVSGQGANLAANLQNSAMAAVEFMGRPRLSDIDTTDRGGPTAPSQSMTAAEENWVVGSSRDRSPALSSASVVQVSAEQPITQPIRPPASLQTNAPIANYLPQTTRYVSADAVAKVHDGVQGADAEQLSLMFSRLMAASASAAEVAPIAEATRRVATTSADPLIAGRAKLLAERVEQYQRIAERRDGHTVVQNGGSLPIPTSPVSMNPTAAAAIAQPTLGQTPSLGTLPSPSGATESGFLVQVYSSRKDSPPFAITDNRGRTVAYATPAPGVNLRMHLNSEIQIHGTQTYLRGVNTPHILVSEAIRTPPR, encoded by the coding sequence ATGGGACTAGGAAAAACTGCTCGTCTGCTAAGCGTCGTTGCGGTCATTGCAACGGTGTTTTCTCACGCCACGAAACCGGCGTTTGGAAATGATGGAAGCATGGCGACCGAACCGTATGTCGTGTTTATCGCTCAAGAGCACACGTACACACGATGCGGGCCTGCGGACGAATACTATCGAACCGATCCGCTTCGCTACGGACAAGAATTGGAGGTTTACGTTGAAACCGCTGATGGGTGGTTGGGCGTTCGGCCGCCGGAAAACAGTTTTTGTTGGGTTCCGGCGGACGCGGTCGAAATCGCCAGCGACGGCGAATCCGCCGTTGTCACCGAAGACCGAACGGTTGCCTGGATTGGGACTCATCTTGGCCGTGCTCGCTCCTTTCGATGGCAAGTTCAACTGGCCCAAGGAGAACCCTTGACCGTGATTGGCCGCAGCGAGCGGGAGGGCGCCGACGGGCCACGGTTGTGGTATCGCATCGTACCACCGAGTGGCGAGTTTCGCTGGGTACACAACACTCAAGTCGCCGAGAGTGCTGAAGAGCTGGTTGCAAGGGTGCGTCGCTCACAATCGGCCCCCTCACCCCGTGACACGCAAACGGAATTCTTACCGGCTGGTGCCACGACGGCTCGCGACGGTTTCGATGGCCGCGATCCATCAAGGGCTTCGGTTGCCGATGTTGCCACAAATGATGTGGGTCACGACGACGGATCCCGTCCACCTCGGCAAGAATCCTCTCGTCGGACCGAGCGAAATTCAACGCTTTCCCCCGTTTCCTTTGACGAGCCCCCTCAACTACAGGATCCTCGTCGTGGAGCCCCTTCGAGGTATGAGGGACCCGACGCCCCAATCGGCAGCGGCGTAAGCCAGACATGGCGTGACAAGGTTTCTGGCCAAGGTGCAAACCTTGCTGCGAATCTTCAAAACAGCGCGATGGCCGCCGTTGAATTCATGGGTCGCCCGCGATTGTCGGACATCGATACAACCGACCGTGGTGGACCGACCGCACCGAGCCAATCGATGACCGCAGCCGAAGAGAACTGGGTGGTTGGATCCTCACGAGATCGAAGCCCTGCCCTCTCCTCCGCATCGGTGGTCCAGGTTTCGGCCGAGCAACCGATCACACAACCCATCCGCCCTCCCGCTTCGTTACAAACCAACGCCCCCATCGCGAACTACCTCCCCCAAACCACTCGCTACGTCTCGGCGGACGCGGTCGCCAAGGTCCATGACGGCGTCCAAGGGGCCGATGCCGAACAGTTGAGTTTAATGTTTTCGCGATTGATGGCAGCGAGTGCTTCGGCTGCGGAGGTCGCCCCCATCGCCGAAGCAACCCGCAGAGTGGCTACGACAAGTGCCGATCCCCTGATTGCCGGCCGAGCGAAATTGCTTGCCGAACGGGTTGAGCAATACCAGCGCATCGCCGAGCGGCGTGACGGTCACACCGTCGTTCAAAATGGGGGATCGCTTCCGATTCCTACATCGCCGGTGTCGATGAATCCGACCGCCGCTGCGGCAATCGCTCAACCAACGCTTGGCCAAACTCCGTCGCTCGGTACGTTGCCGAGTCCAAGCGGCGCGACAGAATCGGGATTCTTGGTTCAAGTCTATTCGTCGCGGAAGGACAGCCCACCGTTTGCCATCACCGACAACCGCGGCCGCACGGTGGCCTATGCAACTCCGGCCCCCGGAGTGAATTTGAGAATGCACCTCAATAGCGAGATTCAGATCCACGGCACACAAACTTACTTGCGTGGTGTCAACACACCCCATATCCTGGTCTCAGAAGCGATACGCACGCCGCCACGATAA
- a CDS encoding outer membrane protein assembly factor BamB family protein — MYFDVDGHARACGRFTGPGSHRDWRVLPLALILCIATVSVGLADDFTRFRGDDATGVASDDPRLPSQWSRTKNVAWSSDVPGQGWGSPIVVGDRVFVSSVVADEENVKPKAGLYLGQGVRDPAKGIHHWMVYCYDLTDGKELWKHEAKAGRPVVPRHPKSSYAAETPTSDGERLYVLFGDVGLYCYDLDGTLLWSNPIEPKKTNMDYGAAASPVVHDGQVFVVYDNLEDSWIASFDAKTGEQKWRTKRNETHSWATPLVWGNDQRTEIVVPGNRMNRSYSLDGDLLWEFDGDMSILVIPSPFAAHGMCYLASGYVGDSHRPTFAIRPGAAGDLKPESNFAANEFIEWYQPTASAYNTSQLVYGDYLYTVYDQGFMTCHNAKTGDEVYGKHRFSPGGSFTSSPWAYNGKIFCLSEEGRTYVIKAGDKFEILNTNPLDEFCMATPSVVGGRLLIRTLTKLYCLTER; from the coding sequence ATGTATTTCGATGTAGATGGTCACGCGAGGGCCTGTGGACGATTCACTGGCCCTGGATCGCATCGCGATTGGCGAGTTTTGCCACTTGCCCTGATCCTGTGCATTGCAACTGTCTCCGTTGGTTTGGCGGATGATTTCACTCGTTTTCGGGGCGACGACGCAACCGGTGTCGCGAGTGACGATCCTCGACTGCCGTCGCAGTGGAGCAGAACCAAGAACGTCGCTTGGTCAAGCGACGTTCCTGGACAGGGATGGGGAAGTCCGATCGTCGTTGGCGACCGCGTGTTTGTTTCGTCGGTGGTTGCGGACGAAGAGAACGTCAAGCCGAAGGCGGGATTGTATTTGGGTCAAGGCGTCCGTGATCCGGCGAAAGGAATTCATCACTGGATGGTTTATTGTTATGACCTGACCGATGGCAAAGAACTCTGGAAACACGAAGCGAAGGCGGGGCGTCCGGTCGTGCCGCGACACCCGAAGAGTTCCTATGCGGCTGAGACCCCTACCAGCGATGGCGAGCGGCTATACGTCTTGTTCGGCGACGTTGGCTTGTATTGCTACGACCTCGACGGAACACTGCTTTGGTCGAACCCGATTGAACCGAAAAAGACAAACATGGATTATGGTGCAGCGGCATCGCCAGTTGTGCATGACGGACAAGTTTTCGTTGTCTATGACAACCTGGAAGATTCCTGGATCGCCTCATTCGATGCGAAAACAGGCGAACAAAAATGGCGGACGAAACGCAACGAAACCCATTCGTGGGCCACGCCCCTGGTCTGGGGAAACGACCAACGGACCGAGATCGTTGTGCCGGGCAACCGGATGAACCGCAGCTATTCTCTGGACGGCGACTTACTTTGGGAATTTGATGGCGACATGTCCATCTTGGTCATTCCGTCGCCCTTCGCCGCGCATGGTATGTGTTACCTTGCCTCGGGATACGTTGGCGATTCGCACCGACCTACGTTCGCGATACGTCCAGGAGCGGCTGGCGATTTGAAGCCGGAGAGCAATTTTGCAGCAAACGAGTTCATCGAGTGGTATCAACCAACCGCGTCAGCCTACAACACCTCCCAACTCGTGTACGGCGACTATCTCTACACGGTCTATGACCAGGGCTTCATGACGTGCCACAACGCCAAAACAGGGGACGAGGTTTACGGGAAGCACCGATTTTCACCGGGCGGTTCGTTTACTTCGTCGCCCTGGGCATACAACGGCAAAATCTTTTGCCTGAGCGAAGAAGGACGGACCTATGTGATCAAGGCCGGTGACAAATTTGAAATTTTGAATACCAACCCACTTGATGAGTTTTGCATGGCGACTCCGAGTGTGGTTGGCGGACGATTGTTGATTCGGACGCTGACGAAGTTGTACTGTCTGACGGAGAGGTAG
- a CDS encoding beta-propeller fold lactonase family protein, whose product MRRNRCFVVVTLVLFALPVVAEPKPNDRPPNDRSPVDLVVAADSRTVYISDRTAGCVVVVDLESQHTIGEIPLRGKPQGLALSESGDTLYVSEHGAGTVAVIDVTTHQVSSRIEVGKWPTDVALLPSRNRLYVTNQDNHRVSIVELDTAPATPSSEVAAIREPYRVAVAPNQKQVVVVNQLPLGAGTDHDLAAEVSIVNVDGDADEANVVHVKLPAGSSSAKGICVSPDSQWAYVVHNLGRFNLPVTQLERGWVNTTALSIIDIAAAKRKVTVLLDDLMQGAPDPDSVVVSEDGSQLWISHSGVHEVSCVEIGKLHQLLSGELPADLAAMRDGNQPNVWVRIKETPARLSDLENDLTALYLAGIIHRYPTGGIGPRGIALSPDQSKLFVANYFSGTVGVLDTTTGQLQATIALGDSKEPDLARQGEVVFHDARLAFQRWLSCASCHPNDGRTDALRWDFMRDGIGNAKDTPSLILVRETSPLNRRATRQTVRECARTGVMVSHRIMPTDHEVDALTAYMNSLDPAVNPNLTVSGSLDEAAERGKELFFGRASCQHCHPGPTFTDRQSHNIATASAHEDDGLYDTPSLVELYRTAPYLHDGRAVTVKDVFRVHDPSGVHGKAEALSDSELDDLVAFLMSL is encoded by the coding sequence ATGAGACGAAATCGATGCTTCGTCGTCGTCACGCTCGTCCTGTTTGCCCTCCCGGTTGTTGCAGAACCGAAACCGAATGACCGGCCGCCAAACGACCGTTCACCCGTCGATTTGGTCGTTGCTGCGGATTCGCGGACGGTGTACATCAGTGATCGAACCGCCGGATGTGTGGTCGTCGTCGATTTGGAATCCCAGCACACCATTGGCGAAATCCCCCTACGAGGCAAACCACAAGGGCTTGCGTTGTCCGAATCGGGGGACACGTTGTATGTAAGCGAACACGGCGCCGGGACCGTCGCCGTGATTGATGTGACAACGCATCAGGTGAGCTCGCGAATCGAGGTCGGGAAGTGGCCGACGGATGTGGCGTTGTTGCCGAGTCGTAACCGTCTTTACGTCACCAACCAAGACAACCATCGCGTCTCGATCGTCGAACTCGATACAGCCCCCGCGACTCCATCAAGCGAAGTTGCTGCGATACGTGAACCGTACCGCGTGGCCGTGGCTCCTAACCAAAAACAGGTCGTCGTCGTTAATCAATTGCCACTCGGCGCTGGCACCGACCATGACTTGGCAGCCGAGGTCAGTATCGTCAACGTGGACGGGGATGCCGACGAAGCAAACGTCGTCCACGTCAAATTGCCAGCTGGCTCCTCTTCGGCAAAGGGCATCTGCGTCAGCCCCGACAGCCAATGGGCTTATGTCGTTCACAATCTCGGACGTTTCAATTTACCGGTCACGCAACTCGAACGCGGCTGGGTCAATACGACCGCGTTGTCAATCATCGACATCGCTGCCGCAAAGCGGAAGGTAACCGTGCTACTTGATGACTTGATGCAAGGTGCACCGGACCCCGACAGCGTCGTCGTTTCTGAGGATGGATCTCAATTATGGATTAGCCATAGCGGCGTCCACGAGGTTTCCTGTGTCGAAATTGGGAAGCTTCATCAACTACTTTCCGGTGAATTGCCTGCAGATCTCGCTGCAATGCGTGACGGGAACCAACCCAACGTCTGGGTGCGAATCAAGGAGACCCCGGCGCGGTTGAGCGATCTGGAAAATGATTTGACGGCACTCTACCTTGCTGGAATTATCCATCGTTATCCAACCGGTGGCATTGGGCCACGTGGCATCGCACTGTCGCCGGACCAGTCCAAACTGTTCGTAGCCAATTACTTTTCGGGAACTGTGGGGGTGTTGGATACAACGACGGGACAACTGCAGGCGACGATTGCTTTGGGGGATAGCAAGGAGCCTGATTTGGCGCGCCAAGGTGAAGTCGTTTTTCATGACGCTCGGTTGGCGTTCCAGCGATGGCTCAGTTGTGCGAGTTGCCATCCGAACGACGGACGCACCGACGCGCTGCGGTGGGACTTCATGCGAGATGGTATCGGCAACGCCAAAGACACCCCCAGTTTGATTCTCGTCCGTGAAACTTCGCCGCTCAATCGTCGTGCAACGCGACAAACGGTTCGCGAATGCGCGCGGACCGGCGTGATGGTCAGCCATCGAATCATGCCAACCGATCATGAAGTCGATGCCCTGACCGCCTACATGAACTCGCTCGACCCAGCGGTGAATCCAAACTTAACCGTTTCGGGATCGCTGGACGAAGCAGCGGAGCGGGGAAAAGAACTGTTTTTTGGTCGAGCCAGTTGTCAACACTGCCACCCGGGCCCTACGTTTACCGACCGACAATCTCACAACATCGCAACCGCCAGCGCGCACGAGGACGATGGGCTCTACGATACGCCGAGTTTAGTGGAACTGTACCGCACGGCCCCCTACCTGCATGACGGACGCGCGGTCACGGTGAAGGATGTCTTTCGGGTTCATGATCCCAGCGGTGTCCATGGAAAAGCGGAAGCGTTGAGTGATTCGGAGCTTGACGATTTGGTGGCTTTCTTAATGTCGCTTTAG
- a CDS encoding Gfo/Idh/MocA family protein — protein MSSDERNYDLKPTASHPMPPRALSYQPPRPKQRHRIGLIGCGGISESHLKAYQHAGLEVVAFSDLDFAKASARRDAFYPSGKVYPDYQSLLDTADVDVVDVATPVEPRVKIIEAALQHGKHVLSQKPFVRDLAEGLRLADLADASGCRLAVNQNGRWAPHFSFIRNAAAMGWVGDVVSINVDIHWDHNWIQGTPFNEMQHVVLEDFAIHWFDFVASIVAGVAEDVYATAMQSASQTAKPPLLGTAILRYMRTLAVLNFDADTKYGVEDRTVVRGTQGTMVSAGPSLTDQSVKVFTAEGWFQPPLEGNWFQEGFIGTMSELLCAIEEDRPPLHDARDNLRGLSMCFAAVDSANSGERVSIQA, from the coding sequence ATGAGTAGCGACGAACGCAACTACGACTTGAAGCCGACGGCTTCCCATCCGATGCCACCCCGAGCGTTGTCGTACCAGCCGCCGCGGCCCAAACAGCGGCATCGGATTGGATTGATTGGGTGCGGAGGGATTTCCGAGTCGCACTTGAAGGCTTACCAGCACGCGGGGCTCGAGGTTGTTGCGTTTTCGGATCTCGATTTTGCCAAGGCGTCGGCCCGACGCGATGCGTTTTATCCATCGGGCAAAGTCTACCCCGACTACCAGTCCCTGCTCGACACGGCCGATGTGGACGTGGTCGATGTCGCCACGCCGGTCGAGCCACGGGTGAAAATCATCGAAGCAGCACTTCAGCATGGCAAGCACGTTTTAAGCCAGAAGCCCTTTGTACGGGACCTTGCCGAGGGATTGCGTTTGGCCGACTTGGCCGATGCATCCGGTTGTCGCTTAGCGGTCAACCAGAATGGCCGTTGGGCGCCCCACTTTTCGTTTATCCGCAACGCGGCTGCCATGGGATGGGTCGGTGACGTGGTATCGATCAACGTCGATATTCACTGGGATCACAATTGGATCCAAGGGACCCCCTTCAACGAAATGCAACACGTTGTGCTGGAGGATTTTGCAATTCATTGGTTCGACTTTGTTGCCTCCATCGTCGCGGGTGTTGCCGAGGATGTGTACGCAACGGCCATGCAATCTGCCTCTCAAACGGCCAAACCGCCACTGCTCGGTACCGCGATTCTGCGTTACATGCGAACCCTCGCTGTTTTGAACTTCGATGCCGACACGAAATACGGCGTGGAAGATCGAACGGTTGTGCGAGGCACCCAAGGAACGATGGTGAGCGCCGGGCCCAGTTTGACAGATCAGTCGGTCAAGGTCTTTACGGCCGAAGGATGGTTCCAGCCACCTCTCGAAGGCAACTGGTTTCAAGAGGGCTTTATCGGCACGATGTCCGAACTGCTTTGCGCCATCGAAGAGGACCGCCCACCGCTTCATGACGCACGTGACAACTTGCGCGGTTTAAGCATGTGCTTCGCCGCAGTGGACAGCGCCAATTCGGGAGAGCGAGTCTCGATTCAAGCTTAG